Genomic segment of Sandaracinaceae bacterium:
ACATGCAGCGGCTCACGCCGCAGCGCCGGGTGGCCTTGCTGCTCTGCGTCGTGGAGGGGCTGTCGCCGACCGAGGCGGCGCGCGAGGTCGGCTGCAGCGCGCTCGCGATGCGCGGCCGCCTTCATCAGGCGCGAGCGCAGCTGCGCGCGTGGCTCGAGGAGGACGAGGCGCTCCGCGCGAGGCTGGAGGGCGGCGCATGACCGACGATCTCCTCGAACGGGCCGCGAGCGCGCTGCGCGAGGCCGATGGCGGCGGGGCGAACGACGACGCGCTGATCGACCGCGCGCTCCTCGCGGGCCGGGCGCGTCACGCGCGACGGACGCGAACGCGGCGCGCGTGGATCGCGACCGCCCTCACGCTCGCCGCGGCGGCCGCGATCGCGCTCGCGGTGAATCGCCCGGAGCCACGCGTCGCGGCGCCCGCCGCGCCCCTGCCGGAGCTCGACCGGGTCGAAGACGTGACCGCGACGGAGCGGCCGGAGCCGCTGGTGCGGGGAGACGACCGGCTCACGCCGTCGACGGACGCGCGCTTCCGGCTCGACTTCGACGACGCCGCGCACCGGCTCGTGACGCTGCGTCACGGCGCCATGCTGTTCGACCTGGCGCCGCTGCCCGAAGGCCACGTCTTCGCGGTGCGCACCCCCCACCTCGAGGCGCGCGTGACGGGCACGGTCTTCCTGGTCGAGGTCCAGGAGTCGGGGACCGCGGTGGAGGTGTTCGAGGGGAGCGTGCTGGTGCTCGACGAGGGCCGCGCTCGGCTGCTCCGCGCGGGTCAGCGTGTGGGCGATGTGCAGGCGGCGGCGCTGAGGGTCGAGGGCGAGGCGGCGGCGCGAGCGCGAGGGCGGCCGGCGCCGATCGCCGCCACGAACGAAGGAGGACGAGCCTCGTCCCCTGCGCCGCGACGTCGACGACGCGCGAACGCCCCGCCGCGAGCCGCGCCCCCGACGCCCGAAGCGGCGCGGGCCCTGATCGTCGAAGGCGAGGCGGAGGAGGCGCTCGCGCTGGCCCGCTCCGTCCCGCCGTCGCCGACCTGGCGCTACGTGGAGGCGGACGCGCTCAGGGCGCTCGGACGGGGCGCGGCGGCGGCGAGCGCGTACGACGACGCGGCCGGCGGCCTCGAAGGCCCGGCGCGGCGCGAGGCGGCCGTGCTGGCCGCGCAACTCCACATGCGCGATGGCGCCCCGGAGCGCGCGCTCGCCTCGCTCGAGCGGGGACGCGTGACGGAGGTGGAGTCGCCGCTCCGCGAGCGCGGGCTCGTGCTGAAGGCCGAGGCGCTCGCCCGGCTCGAGCGCCACGACGCGCTCGCTCGGGTCGCGAGGGCCTACCTGCGCCTCTACCCGACGGGACACCGGGCCGCGTGGATGGGGCGCTTCGTGGACGTAGCCGCTCCATCGCCCGGCGCTCAGGACGCGCGGCGGCGATAGTGACTCGGGGGATGGCCGGTCCAGCGCTTGAACGCGCGGCTGAACGCGTTGGCGTCGGAGAAGCCGAGGAGGAACGCGACCTCACCCACGCTGAGGCCGCGGTCCCGCAGGTGGCTCAGGGCGAGCTGCTCGCGCAGGTGATCGAGGAGCTGGCTGAAGGTGGTGTCCTCCTCGGCCAGGCGCCGCGACAGGGTGCGCACGCTCATGTGGAGCTTGCCCGCGATGATCTCCGCCGTCGGCGTGCCGCCGGTCAGCTCCTCGGCGATGCGCTCTGAGACCCGGCGCGCGAACGAGTCGCTCGCCTCGCCGAGCAGGGTCTGCGCGTGCTGCTCGAGGATCGGGAGCAAGCCCGGATCCGACTGGGGGATCGGCGCGTCGAGGCGATCGGCGCGGAACACGAGGCGGTTCTCCGCCGCGCCGAAGTGGAGCGGACACTGGAACGTCTGCACCCACGGGCCCGGATCGGACGGCTCCGCGTGCACGAAGGCGACCTCGAGCGCGCGACCCGGGACGCCGGTCAGGAACATGGCCCCCGCGAGCGCGGCCGCGAAGCCGTAGTCGACCAGGACGCCGGCCGGCTCCCGCCCGCTCGACAGGGAGACGTGCAGGATCGCGCGCTCGCCTTCCACGCTGAGGCGGTCGGCGCCCGCGTCGTGCAAGACCCGCTGGAAGCGCAGGCCCGCCTCCATCGCCTCGCCGAGGGTGGGGTGGTTGCGCATCACGTACTCGACGACGCCGAGCTGCCCCGGGCTCGGGGCGAGGCCCGCGCGGAGGCCGAAGGCGTCCTCTCCGACGTGCTCGGCGCACGCCACCCAGAGGGCGTCGAGCACCTCCTCGGGCATGCGGAAGTCGGGGTCGCCGACCTCCTCCGCCCGCAGGGAGACGCGGTCGAGCGCGGGTCCGGGGTCGCGTCCCGTGGCGCGCACCCGCGCGAGCGCGGGCCACGCGAGGCGCGCCGAGGCCATGCAGCCGGTGGTGCTCCGCATCGGGGCGAGGATACCAAGCCCGACCTGGCCGGTTCGGACAGGCTTTTTGGCGAGGTCGGCAAGGCAGCCCGATCGCGCCTCGCCTAGTGTCCCGGCCCGGAGGGATGTCATGCGAGCGACCTGGGGATGGGCCATCTGGGGATGGATGGGAGTCGCGCTGCTCGTGGGGACGGGCTGCGCGAGCGAGATGGAGGAGCGCGGGCCCGAGGGCGGGGCGCACGAGCCGGGGACGGAGCCGCCCGTGACGGGCGAGCCGGTCGCGCCGCCCGGGGAAGGGGGGGAGGGCGCGCCGAGGCCGCTCCCCGGGCCCGCGCCCTCCGAGCCGCCGGTCGAGGCGCCGCCGTTCACGTGCGAGGGCAAGACGGGCGTCGACGGAAGGCGCGTCATCTCCTTCATGCACGACGGGCTGCTGCGCACGACGTACCTCCACGTGCCCGACCAGTACGAGCCGACGGAGGGCACGATGCTGGTGCTCAACTTCCACGGCTTCACCTCGGCGGACTGGCAGCAGGCGCTGCTCACGGGCATGGGCGAGGTCGCCGAGGAGCGCGGCTTCATCGTCGCCTATCCGCAGGGCGTCGCCGCGAGCTGGAACGCGGGCGACTGCTGCGGCACCGCGTGGACCGACTCGGTCGACGACGTGGGCTTCGTGCAGGCGCTGATCGAGCGGCTGGCCGAGGACTACTGCGTCGATCCCCGGCGGATCCACGCGACGGGCATGAGCAACGGCGGCTTCATCTCGCATCGCCTCGCGTGCGAGCTGAGCGACACCATCGCCTCCATCGCGCCCGTGGCCGGCGTGATCGGCGTCGACCCGGGGGAGTGCGCGCCCGAGCGGCCGATGCCCGTGTGGCAGTTCCACGGCACGCGCGATCCCCTGGTGCCCTACGAGGGGGGCACGCCCATCCTCCACGACCTGGGGGTCGGCGTCGTGTTCCGTTCGGTGGCCGACACGCTCGAGCACTGGGCGACGGTCAACGGGTGCAGCCTCGAGCGCTCCGAGATGATCGTCGAGGGCGACACGACCTGCGTGGCCTGGGCCGACTGCGACGCGCCGACCCGCCTCTGCACGGTCGACGGCGGGGGTCACACGTGGCCCGGCGGCTTGCCCATCCCGTTCCTCGGGAGGACGACGAACGACCTCGACGCCACGCGTCAGATGGTGGCCTTCTTCGAGGACAATCCGCTCCCCGCGCGATGACGTACGATGTGGAGTGATGTCTCGCTCCGCGTGTGTCCTCCTCCTCCTGTCCCTGCCCGCCAGCGCGGCCGGCGCCCAGTACTTCTCCGTCGCGCGCTGGGATCCGGTCGGGAGCCGGCTCCACTGCGAGCAGATCGGGACATCCTTCTGCGCGAGCGACACCGAGTGTCCGGATGACTCTGGCTGCCTGGACTTCGAGCCGGACGACCTCTGCGGAGCTCCTCGCGCGCTGTTCTGCGCGGGCGACGCGTCGGCCGAGGAGACGGCCTGTCCGGCGAACAGCCCCAACCTGCACCGGATCCCCGACGCCGAGCCCGCGATCTTCGTGTGCATGCCCGACCTCTTCGAGACCTGCGAGGAGACGATCGGCACGTCGGGGGCCTGCTTCTACTCCCCCGACGGCTTCTTCCCCGTCGACTGGGCGGCCGGGGACTGCGACATGGACGGCGTCCCGAACGGGGAGGAGCTCGCCCTCGAGGCGGTGTGCTTCGGGCCGCGGCTCGTCGGGGTGGTGACGCCGGACGGCGCCTGCGAGCTCGTCCAGCCCTGCCTCGATGACGCCGACTGCGTGGGCGGGACGGTGTGTCGGCGGCCGACGCCGGGCGCCTCACACCGCTTCTGCGTCGACGACGCGGAGCACGCCCTCTGCTGCGACGGCGCTCTCGAGTGCCCTGGGGGAGGCTGCCCGGTGGCCACGGGGAGCGCCGACGCCGCCGCCTTCTGCGCGGACTTCGACTACTGCGCCGAGTGGTCCTTCTCGGAGCGCACGGCGTGCGTCCACTACGCCGGCGAAGGGGTCGCCGACACGGCGGCCGGAGACTGCGACGGCGACGGCATCCCGAACGCCGAGGACGGCGCCCCGTGCGAGCCGGGTGAGCCTCCGCCCCAGGACGCCGGGGCCTCACCGGACGCAGGGCCTCCCGCGGCCCCGGACCGCACGCCGCGCTTCGCGGGCGGAGGGGGCGCCGTGTGCGCGGCCTCGCCGGGTCGGGTCCCGGCGGGTGGCGCGGCGCTCTTCGGCTTGCTCGCGGTCGCGCTGCTCGTGAAGCGCCGACGGGCCTGACGTAAGCTCCAGGCGTGCTTCGCCTTTCATCGCTCGTCGCGATCTTCACCGTCCACCTTCTCCTCTGCGGCGTCGCGCACGCGCAGCAGGTCTCGTACGCCTCCCTCGACGGGGCCGAGCTCCGCTGCGTCAGCGACTCGACGGAGACCTGCGTCTCGAACGCCGACTGCACCCTCACGGGCGAGACATGCGTCCGCTTCCCCGGCCAGGGCATGTGCGCCGACGCCGAGCGGCTCTTCTGCCGAGACGAGACGCGCGGCGGGTGTCCGATAGGGCGCGAGCTGCGGCCGATCGGAATGACGGGCATCTCGCTCTGCATGCCCAGCGGCCGGCGCTGGTGCGCCGAATCCGGCTCGGGCTTCACGTCGTGCTTCCGCGAGCCCGGCGCGCCGAGCGACGCCCTCCTCGTCGACTTCGAGCTCGGCGACTGTGACCGCGACGGGATCCCGAACGGCGCGGAGACGGACGCGGGGCTCTGCGTCCCGGTGGAGCGCTTCGGGGTGGTGGGACCGTCGGGCAACTGCGACACGCTCGCCTCGTGCCGCAGCGACGGCGACTGCCCGAGCGAGGCGCCGCGCTGTGAGGGCGTGGGCGCGCACTACTTCTGCGTCCCCGACGTGATCCACCACTGCTGCGGGGGCTTCGTCGGCGTCGAGTGCCCCGACGGCACGGCGTGCGAGCCCACGAATGGCACCGCGGACGGCAACGACTTCTGCGCCGATCCCGGCTACTGCGTCGACCTCGAGTTCACCGATCGGACCGCGTGTCTCTTCTTCGGAGGCGAGCGGGTCGAGGATCCCGACGCGGGAGACTGCGACGAGGACGGTATCGCGAACGTGTCGGACGAGAGCCCCTGCGAGTTCGACGCGCCCCCGGACGCCGGAATCAGCCCGCCCGAGGACGGCGGGGGCACGCCTCCGCCCGAGGACGCGGCCAGTCCGCCGATGGACGCTGGACACACCACCCCGCCGCCTCCGCCGGAGGATCGGCAGCCGCAGTTCGCGGGCGGGGGCGGCTGTCTCTGCCGCGCCACGGGCGCGCCCGG
This window contains:
- a CDS encoding sigma factor-like helix-turn-helix DNA-binding protein, which codes for MDRVRGHMQRLTPQRRVALLLCVVEGLSPTEAAREVGCSALAMRGRLHQARAQLRAWLEEDEALRARLEGGA
- a CDS encoding FecR family protein, with amino-acid sequence MTDDLLERAASALREADGGGANDDALIDRALLAGRARHARRTRTRRAWIATALTLAAAAAIALAVNRPEPRVAAPAAPLPELDRVEDVTATERPEPLVRGDDRLTPSTDARFRLDFDDAAHRLVTLRHGAMLFDLAPLPEGHVFAVRTPHLEARVTGTVFLVEVQESGTAVEVFEGSVLVLDEGRARLLRAGQRVGDVQAAALRVEGEAAARARGRPAPIAATNEGGRASSPAPRRRRRANAPPRAAPPTPEAARALIVEGEAEEALALARSVPPSPTWRYVEADALRALGRGAAAASAYDDAAGGLEGPARREAAVLAAQLHMRDGAPERALASLERGRVTEVESPLRERGLVLKAEALARLERHDALARVARAYLRLYPTGHRAAWMGRFVDVAAPSPGAQDARRR
- a CDS encoding AraC family transcriptional regulator; translated protein: MRSTTGCMASARLAWPALARVRATGRDPGPALDRVSLRAEEVGDPDFRMPEEVLDALWVACAEHVGEDAFGLRAGLAPSPGQLGVVEYVMRNHPTLGEAMEAGLRFQRVLHDAGADRLSVEGERAILHVSLSSGREPAGVLVDYGFAAALAGAMFLTGVPGRALEVAFVHAEPSDPGPWVQTFQCPLHFGAAENRLVFRADRLDAPIPQSDPGLLPILEQHAQTLLGEASDSFARRVSERIAEELTGGTPTAEIIAGKLHMSVRTLSRRLAEEDTTFSQLLDHLREQLALSHLRDRGLSVGEVAFLLGFSDANAFSRAFKRWTGHPPSHYRRRAS
- a CDS encoding PHB depolymerase family esterase gives rise to the protein MRATWGWAIWGWMGVALLVGTGCASEMEERGPEGGAHEPGTEPPVTGEPVAPPGEGGEGAPRPLPGPAPSEPPVEAPPFTCEGKTGVDGRRVISFMHDGLLRTTYLHVPDQYEPTEGTMLVLNFHGFTSADWQQALLTGMGEVAEERGFIVAYPQGVAASWNAGDCCGTAWTDSVDDVGFVQALIERLAEDYCVDPRRIHATGMSNGGFISHRLACELSDTIASIAPVAGVIGVDPGECAPERPMPVWQFHGTRDPLVPYEGGTPILHDLGVGVVFRSVADTLEHWATVNGCSLERSEMIVEGDTTCVAWADCDAPTRLCTVDGGGHTWPGGLPIPFLGRTTNDLDATRQMVAFFEDNPLPAR
- a CDS encoding MYXO-CTERM sorting domain-containing protein, which encodes MLRLSSLVAIFTVHLLLCGVAHAQQVSYASLDGAELRCVSDSTETCVSNADCTLTGETCVRFPGQGMCADAERLFCRDETRGGCPIGRELRPIGMTGISLCMPSGRRWCAESGSGFTSCFREPGAPSDALLVDFELGDCDRDGIPNGAETDAGLCVPVERFGVVGPSGNCDTLASCRSDGDCPSEAPRCEGVGAHYFCVPDVIHHCCGGFVGVECPDGTACEPTNGTADGNDFCADPGYCVDLEFTDRTACLFFGGERVEDPDAGDCDEDGIANVSDESPCEFDAPPDAGISPPEDGGGTPPPEDAASPPMDAGHTTPPPPPEDRQPQFAGGGGCLCRATGAPGGQTPWLAALALGVLGLIWRQRP